CTCAAGGCGACAAAGCGGCTAAGCCTTTTCGCGAACTCCTCCGAATAAACGCCGCGTGCGGCGGCCCTGCTAAGGAGCCGCTCTGATCTCCGCATCGAATCGGTAGTGCGCGGCAACCATGCTCTTTTCTTTGCCGTCGAGGACGCGCAGAATTCTGCGCAGGCCAAGGTTATAGTTTCCCCCACCAGCCTGCATCAAAATGGCTCTACCGCTATCCTGAGCGCGAGCGACTAAAAGATCAGCCAGCATTTCCTCCCAGCGCTCGGTTAGGCCGTTGAGGCAGTGATTGACCAGCCCTTGCAGATCGGCCATGGAAGCCTGCTTGTAGTAGTGCTGATTGTAGATCGAGCGCAGCGCCTTGTAGTTCGCGCCATCCAGAGCGTAATAGATTGCGGTCGGGCCGGCGAGCTGGATCACCTGGGCGACATCGCCGTTTGCCACGGAGGCCCGCAGGATCGTCAGAATCGCCGACTCATCGGTCCCTGCGGTGCGGCCCTGGCACAGGCGATAGACCATGAAGCTGCGCTTCTCAGCCGACAGGGCGCTAAATCCGGCCTCGCCCTGCTTGGCAAGCGCGTGAATGTCGGCGTTCTCCTCGCGGAACAGATCGGCGGTGGCGGTCGAGAGGCTGATCAGCGCCCTGATCCCTGTCAGGCTCAGGCCGATCCCGGTGCGCGCGGTTTCGCTGAGCATGCCTTTGAGCTTGTGCGGATACGCTGTGTGCCGCTCGACGGGCTGCTTGCTGGTGACACGGGCATCTTTTGCAACGCCCATGTCGGCCCAGTCCTGATCGGAGTTGAGGCCCAGCGCCTGGTGGTGGCGCTTGAACTCAGGCGCGCTCAGCAACTGCGCGGTATGCGCGCCGATCGCGCTCTTGCCGTTGGGCGAGTGCTGGTAGACTTCTCCATCGAGATGACCCACGCCCGCCAGATCGACGAGATCGCCCTTTGAGATATGGTGCGTTACCGATGGCCGCTTCTTGAGCTTGGCAAAGCGCGCCGCCTGGGCCGCTGTCACGCCTGGTGCCTGGAAGGTGACAACCCGGTTGATCTCCGAGGGAAAGTTGACCGCCGCGTGCTGGGCTAGCGCGCCGCCAAGGCTATGCCCCACGGCATCGACTCTGCCGCCAGCCGTTTTGATCAGTTGCGCGACATGCCGTTTATTCGCCATAAACTGCTCGTAGCCGACCGCAACCGGGTCGGTGTCGGCGACGAGGTCGCCCAGCAGCTCTTTCGTGCCCCGAAACGCCAGGATCGGCAGCCTGCCAGCCTTTTTGCCAGCCTCGTTTGGCACCAGCATGCCGACGAAGAAGCTGCTGGCCTGATCGTCGACGCATCCCAGCCACTCGCCCTCATAGCCCCACCGCGTCAGCAGACGCTTGGCGTCGTCGGGGATGGTGTTCTGATACGCGAGTTGATGGGCGATAATCTCGTACTTGACATCTTCCTGCGAGATCCGAGAGGCCGCATCCGGCGCAGCCTTGCCCGCCTTGGATGGGGCATGGTTGGCTGTGGCTAGCTCGCGTTGCGCCGACTGGTTGCCAACGGTCCGCTGAAGCGCCAAGAGATCGGCGGCGCTCATCGCCGAGGGAGAGGCATGTGGGACCGCATGGTC
This window of the Herpetosiphonaceae bacterium genome carries:
- a CDS encoding Mbeg1-like protein — protein: MALQRTVGNQSAQRELATANHAPSKAGKAAPDAASRISQEDVKYEIIAHQLAYQNTIPDDAKRLLTRWGYEGEWLGCVDDQASSFFVGMLVPNEAGKKAGRLPILAFRGTKELLGDLVADTDPVAVGYEQFMANKRHVAQLIKTAGGRVDAVGHSLGGALAQHAAVNFPSEINRVVTFQAPGVTAAQAARFAKLKKRPSVTHHISKGDLVDLAGVGHLDGEVYQHSPNGKSAIGAHTAQLLSAPEFKRHHQALGLNSDQDWADMGVAKDARVTSKQPVERHTAYPHKLKGMLSETARTGIGLSLTGIRALISLSTATADLFREENADIHALAKQGEAGFSALSAEKRSFMVYRLCQGRTAGTDESAILTILRASVANGDVAQVIQLAGPTAIYYALDGANYKALRSIYNQHYYKQASMADLQGLVNHCLNGLTERWEEMLADLLVARAQDSGRAILMQAGGGNYNLGLRRILRVLDGKEKSMVAAHYRFDAEIRAAP